Proteins encoded together in one Salarchaeum sp. JOR-1 window:
- a CDS encoding site-specific integrase gives MAFDPTDPVSRKTKNVLENDLWVVIAADWQLFYEWMQEEGKNPEAGNGLSDSVAANYVWRLDQIHRALWQELELDSALVTPAQASAFVDLLENDEFRTQGGEPYGGNSKRKFVNTLQKYAVWKAREFDADEWAEWEPQETFGQSSYDSSDIFDLEEFGRLTEAAKRLNELPDYEEATPEQRDEINARLAQRFHKPKSRVSPEDWEHEENGAKIPSLVMTAQDLALPPIEIHRATVDWLDLERGVLDIPEEKASKQRESTELSLSPPTQEQLATWLDEREQYEKYDDTDALWLNERGNRYTSKTLNALLEKLCDEAGIDRDGRNITWYSVRRTAGTYLKEYDSLEMAGDVLRHRDLDTTDDHYSEIVREVQRTSVSGVRELGAARASGELSESEVGQILSGNVSVLLELVRELNGDTGSIAE, from the coding sequence ATGGCGTTTGACCCAACGGACCCGGTCAGCCGGAAAACGAAAAACGTGCTGGAGAACGACCTCTGGGTCGTCATCGCAGCTGATTGGCAGCTGTTCTACGAGTGGATGCAGGAGGAGGGGAAAAACCCGGAGGCTGGGAACGGTCTGTCGGACAGCGTCGCTGCGAACTACGTGTGGCGGCTGGATCAGATTCATCGTGCGCTCTGGCAGGAGTTAGAACTTGATTCCGCTCTGGTTACCCCTGCCCAGGCATCTGCGTTCGTCGATCTATTGGAGAACGACGAGTTTCGAACGCAGGGCGGCGAGCCGTACGGCGGGAATAGCAAACGGAAGTTCGTAAATACGCTTCAGAAGTACGCCGTTTGGAAGGCACGGGAGTTCGACGCTGACGAATGGGCGGAGTGGGAGCCGCAGGAGACGTTCGGCCAGTCCTCGTATGACAGCTCGGACATTTTCGACCTCGAGGAGTTCGGCCGCTTAACGGAGGCGGCGAAACGTCTCAACGAGCTCCCGGACTACGAGGAGGCCACACCTGAGCAGCGAGACGAGATCAATGCTCGCTTGGCTCAGCGATTCCACAAGCCGAAATCACGGGTGAGTCCCGAGGACTGGGAGCACGAAGAGAACGGCGCCAAGATCCCGTCGCTCGTGATGACGGCCCAGGACCTGGCCCTCCCGCCGATCGAAATTCATCGGGCCACCGTCGATTGGCTCGACCTCGAACGGGGCGTCCTGGATATTCCGGAGGAGAAAGCGTCCAAGCAGCGCGAATCGACCGAGCTCTCGTTGTCGCCGCCGACGCAGGAACAGTTGGCGACGTGGCTGGACGAGCGCGAACAGTACGAGAAGTACGACGACACTGACGCCCTCTGGTTGAACGAGCGCGGGAATCGGTACACCTCGAAAACACTGAACGCCCTCCTGGAGAAGCTATGCGACGAGGCCGGGATCGATAGGGACGGCCGCAATATCACGTGGTACAGCGTCCGGCGGACGGCAGGAACGTACCTCAAGGAGTACGACAGCCTCGAAATGGCGGGTGACGTTCTCCGGCACAGGGATCTCGACACGACGGACGATCACTACTCCGAGATCGTCCGCGAGGTGCAGCGGACGTCGGTGAGTGGCGTTCGAGAACTCGGAGCGGCACGCGCTAGCGGCGAACTCAGTGAGAGTGAGGTTGGCCAGATCCTGAGTGGGAACGTGAGCGTGCTGTTGGAGTTGGTTAGAGAGTTGAACGGCGACACAGGGTCGATCGCGGAGTGA
- a CDS encoding site-specific integrase encodes MSEYANSQVRAKVWVTPDQVESLRSACYAMGADYLQQRNEAIVATMYDTGLRVGELAQLDVELLRNTNSELYLPTEIQKDYPNENSPPPVTLELAEDTARLLSAYLTNRWKDTPALFPARSSDRISEQGIRIMLHKIADEAGIRPYKIDGSRGTSDDVTPHALRHGVAYRMMNTEDGNTLYDVRNRLRHRSIQTTERIYDHMLKV; translated from the coding sequence ATGAGTGAATACGCAAATTCCCAAGTTCGTGCGAAAGTGTGGGTGACGCCCGACCAAGTCGAGTCTCTCCGCTCAGCGTGTTACGCGATGGGAGCCGACTACTTGCAGCAACGCAACGAGGCCATCGTTGCGACGATGTACGATACTGGGCTTCGCGTCGGCGAGCTCGCCCAACTCGATGTGGAACTTCTTCGAAACACCAACTCAGAACTCTACCTCCCGACGGAGATCCAGAAGGACTACCCAAACGAGAACTCGCCACCACCCGTCACACTCGAGCTTGCGGAAGACACCGCACGGCTGCTGTCGGCCTACCTCACCAACCGCTGGAAAGACACGCCCGCACTCTTCCCCGCTCGCTCCTCAGACCGCATCTCCGAGCAGGGCATTCGGATCATGCTCCACAAAATCGCGGACGAAGCAGGCATTCGCCCCTACAAGATCGATGGGAGCAGAGGCACATCCGACGACGTCACGCCGCACGCGCTCCGTCACGGGGTCGCTTATCGGATGATGAACACCGAAGACGGGAACACGCTCTACGATGTCCGCAATCGACTTCGTCACCGGAGTATCCAAACCACCGAACGAATCTACGACCACATGCTGAAGGTGTAA
- a CDS encoding sodium:calcium antiporter, whose protein sequence is MVLWGLVPSSPAVNVLVLVVATALVWVGSGWLEASAENLAAYYGLPAVVQGSVVVAVGSSFPELASVVFAALAGAFDIGIGAVVGSAIFNVLVIPALSGLASDDDLSASRTIVYKEAQFYMLAVSALIVTLALAVIYAPVAGPTLDGDLTRPLAMIPLLLYGLYLFIQWQDVSDAGTPGNPSVSARRAWTTLAVGLLVILVAVEQLVHSVESLGTTFGVPEFLLGVTVVAAATSLPDTLVSVQSARDGNGATSLGNVFGSNTFDLLVAVPVGVLIVGAVTVNFAVAVPMFAVLTLATLLLFTALRTGLSLTTAEAATLLASYVLFVAWVVAESLGVTSLIRGA, encoded by the coding sequence ATGGTCCTCTGGGGTCTAGTGCCGTCCTCACCGGCGGTAAACGTGCTCGTTCTGGTGGTCGCGACGGCGCTCGTCTGGGTGGGAAGCGGCTGGCTGGAGGCGTCCGCGGAGAACCTCGCGGCGTACTACGGCCTTCCGGCGGTCGTGCAGGGGTCGGTGGTGGTCGCGGTCGGTTCGAGCTTCCCCGAGTTGGCGAGCGTCGTGTTCGCGGCGCTCGCGGGTGCGTTCGACATCGGTATCGGCGCGGTGGTCGGGTCCGCCATCTTCAACGTCCTCGTCATTCCCGCGCTCTCGGGGCTAGCGTCGGACGACGACCTGTCCGCGAGTCGCACCATCGTCTACAAGGAAGCCCAGTTCTACATGCTCGCGGTGTCCGCGCTCATCGTGACGCTCGCGCTCGCGGTCATCTACGCGCCGGTCGCGGGACCGACGCTCGACGGCGACCTGACGCGGCCGCTCGCGATGATTCCGCTCCTCCTCTACGGCCTCTACCTCTTCATTCAGTGGCAGGACGTGAGCGACGCAGGCACGCCCGGAAACCCGAGCGTCTCTGCGCGGCGCGCGTGGACGACACTCGCCGTTGGGTTGCTCGTCATCCTCGTCGCGGTCGAACAGCTCGTTCACTCCGTCGAATCCCTCGGAACCACGTTCGGCGTCCCCGAGTTCCTGCTCGGCGTGACGGTCGTCGCGGCGGCAACGAGCCTTCCCGACACGCTCGTGAGCGTGCAGTCTGCCCGGGACGGGAACGGCGCGACGAGTCTTGGGAACGTCTTCGGGTCGAACACGTTCGACCTCCTCGTCGCCGTCCCCGTCGGCGTGCTCATCGTCGGCGCGGTCACCGTGAACTTCGCGGTCGCGGTGCCGATGTTCGCTGTGCTCACGCTCGCCACTCTCCTTCTGTTCACCGCGCTCCGCACCGGCCTCTCCCTCACCACCGCCGAGGCGGCGACGCTGCTCGCGAGCTACGTGCTGTTCGTCGCGTGGGTCGTCGCGGAGTCACTCGGCGTTACGAGCCTCATCAGAGGGGCGTAA
- a CDS encoding helix-turn-helix domain-containing protein, which yields MTDNDADEADTTDSDTNPYPDQDFGPVRTIGEEQRAFLKKKGAVEILALLADGPKRFSEIDDSLVISHGTVSSRLTEGARLGLLSEEIHYPDEGGKIKLYELTSIGRTFAEIATDHDIDETTEQRKKAKERHEAALSEFQEEIEERTSENDESE from the coding sequence ATGACGGATAATGACGCAGACGAGGCAGACACGACCGACTCAGACACCAACCCTTACCCGGATCAGGACTTCGGGCCAGTCCGCACGATCGGCGAAGAGCAGCGAGCGTTTCTGAAGAAAAAAGGTGCCGTAGAAATTCTCGCTTTACTCGCGGATGGTCCCAAACGGTTTTCCGAAATCGACGATTCTCTGGTCATCAGTCACGGAACTGTTTCTAGCCGATTAACCGAAGGAGCGAGGTTAGGGCTCCTAAGCGAAGAGATACACTATCCAGATGAAGGTGGCAAAATAAAACTCTACGAGCTCACTTCCATAGGGCGCACATTTGCTGAAATCGCTACGGACCACGACATCGACGAAACCACTGAACAAAGAAAGAAAGCAAAGGAGCGACACGAAGCTGCTCTCTCGGAATTCCAGGAAGAAATCGAGGAACGAACCTCTGAAAACGACGAGTCCGAGTAG
- a CDS encoding site-specific integrase: MSDLDDISVVTEPSAEYLNKRQRVDYRNQREDCLEWLLHFGKNPDKAEGYAFTTVKCRSHRMDQFYRWVWEQENGYTGTPTRDHADAYMRHLAKQDKSNAHKSNSRKAVMMLFKWRHHEHGTDPWDPELQFSTNGGTTNPRDYLTLEERSAIREAALEYGSLPGYTVVSGAERDKWLAYLAQRLEKPKEDITREDWEQANGWEIPSLVWASLDAGLRPIEVQRATTNWVDIDNAVLRIPKEESSKNTDNWIVGLQDRTADVLDRWLDHRDVCDRYEDTDKLWLTQRGNEHTSHSLKYLVNKLCEIAGIDTGDRSMTWYSIRHSTGTYMTREEDLAAAQAQLRHKSPETTMKYDQTPVEDRRNALNRME, from the coding sequence ATGAGCGACCTCGACGACATCTCGGTCGTCACTGAACCGTCCGCCGAGTACCTCAACAAACGACAGCGCGTTGACTATCGTAACCAGCGCGAGGACTGCCTCGAGTGGCTCCTCCACTTCGGGAAGAACCCCGACAAAGCCGAGGGCTACGCGTTCACGACGGTCAAGTGTCGTTCCCACCGCATGGACCAGTTCTACCGGTGGGTCTGGGAGCAAGAAAACGGGTACACCGGCACGCCCACCCGGGACCACGCAGACGCGTATATGCGCCACCTCGCCAAGCAGGACAAGTCCAACGCGCACAAGTCCAACTCCCGGAAGGCAGTGATGATGCTGTTCAAGTGGCGCCACCACGAGCACGGAACGGACCCCTGGGATCCCGAGTTACAGTTCTCCACGAACGGCGGCACGACCAACCCTCGGGACTACCTGACGCTCGAAGAGCGCTCCGCCATCCGCGAGGCCGCGCTCGAGTACGGGAGTCTCCCCGGCTACACGGTCGTCAGTGGCGCCGAACGCGACAAGTGGCTGGCGTACCTCGCCCAGCGCCTCGAGAAACCCAAGGAAGACATCACCAGAGAAGACTGGGAACAGGCCAACGGCTGGGAAATCCCGAGCCTCGTCTGGGCGAGCCTCGACGCCGGCCTCCGCCCCATCGAGGTGCAACGCGCAACCACGAACTGGGTCGATATCGACAACGCCGTTCTCCGGATTCCGAAAGAGGAGTCCTCGAAGAACACCGACAACTGGATCGTCGGCCTCCAGGACCGGACTGCGGACGTCCTCGACCGGTGGCTCGACCACCGCGACGTCTGTGACCGCTACGAGGACACGGACAAGCTCTGGCTGACCCAACGCGGCAACGAACACACCTCGCACTCGCTCAAGTACCTCGTGAACAAGCTCTGTGAGATCGCGGGCATCGACACCGGCGACCGAAGTATGACCTGGTACTCGATCCGCCACTCCACCGGCACGTACATGACCCGCGAAGAGGACCTCGCCGCCGCACAGGCGCAGCTCCGTCACAAGAGCCCCGAGACGACGATGAAGTACGACCAGACGCCCGTCGAAGACCGCCGAAACGCGCTGAACCGAATGGAGTAG